The DNA region ACACAAGATGAGGGAACTGGAAATGTAGGAAGATTAAATATTCAATACTCTTTTTAATAAAAATTTGAGATAAAATTAATACAGTAATAAGTTATTTATATATTTTAGATATACTATTATTACTTTATTAAATCTCAAAGGTAATAATAATATGAAAAGAAATAGAGTTTATATTCTTATATCAATTATATTTTTTCTCATATATATTTTTGTTATTTGTACTACATATAATAAAAATAGAAACTACTTATTTAAAACAACTATAAATAATCAATTGAAACTTGTAAGCTCTTATAAACAAAAATTTGATGAAAGATTGTCTGCATTAAAAAGAATAGTTGAAACAATGGGTAAAAAACTAATAAAAAAAGATAAATTTAAAGACTTTGATTCAATAAAAGAGATGCTAACAACTGCCATGATTTCAGGTGATGGATTTAAGAGTGTTTATATCTCTTATCCAGATAACTTTACAATTTCAGGAAGAACAGACTGGTATTATTCTGATGATTATATAGCAACTAAAAGACCTTGGTATATTGAAGCAATAAACAAAAAAGCAACTATAATTTCAAAACCATATGTAGGTTCACCTGGTTTTGAAGATAAACTTTATATAAGTATTGCTTCTCCAATATATGATAAAAATAATAAACTTTTAGCTGTAATGTCAAGCGATTTAGAGTTAGGTACAGTACAAAAAGAGTTATCTGAACTTTTCCCTATAAAAAATGGTTTCGCTTTTTTAATGACAAGTGATTCTAAAGTAATTGTACAATCAAATAAATTAGGATTTGATTTTAATAATAAAAAAGTTAAAGAGTTTCTTCACAGTTTTTCAAAAGATAAAAAAGGTGATAAAACTTTTAATTTGAACGATGAAAAATATATTTTTACATACGAACATTTGAAAAATAGTGACTGGTTATTTGTTTCTGTTTTAGAAGAAAAAGAGATTTTTAAAGATTTAAATCAACAGCTTTTTATGAATCTAATCTCATCATTAATTCTTTTTATTTTAGGATTAGGAACAATAATTTTTATATCAATTACCCAAAAAAAACTTTATGATAAACATCTTCTATTAGGACATTTTGCAAAAAGTCCTACTTGGGGAATTTTATTAACAGATAAAAACGGTAATATCATCTTTATAAATAAAGTTTTTGAACAAATTTTCAATATAAAAAGTAAAAGTCTTTATGAAAAACCTTTAGATACTATTCTTCATGTTTTAAAAAATAAAAAAGAACAGAATAAAATAGATAGTTTTCAAGATATTAAAAATAACCTATTTACAATAAAATCTTATAACTTAGTTAAAAATGACAAAGTTTATCGTGTACAAATAACTCCTTTATTAAATAGATTTCAAAAACAATTAGAAGGAACAATTATTACACTAAATGATATAAGTCATGAAAAATATTTAGAAAAAAAAGATAGTGAACAAGAACAAATATTAATACAAAACAGTAAAATGGCTGCATTAGGAGAAATGGTAAGTGCAATCTCACATCAATGGAGACAACCTTTAAGTACCCTTTTAATGCTAATAAGTAATGCTGAAGAAATTGTTGAGAAAAACTCTTTACATAAAGCAAATAATTTTTTATTAAGATCAAAAAAAACAATTGAACTTATGAATGAAACAGTTAATGCTTTTAGAAATTTTTATAAAGAAGATTTTGATAAAAGAGAGTTTGATTTAATTAAAATAATAAATGAAATTGTTCTAATAACGCTACCTCAAATGAAAATTAATGCAATAGAGCTTGACTTTAAATACAATAAAAATATTAATTATAAATGCAGAAGTTATCCTTCTTATATAAAACAAGTTTTATTAAACTTAATAACTAATGCAAAAGATGAATTATGTCTAGTTTTAAAAGAAAACCCATTCTTTGAAGCAAAAATAAGTATAGAATTAAAAAAAGACAAAAACTACTTTTATTTAATTATTGAAGATAATGCAAAAGGCGTATTAAAAGAGAATAAAGAAAAAATATTTGAACCTTTTTTTACTACAAAAGCACAAGGAACTGGGACTGGACTATACTTGTGTAAACTTTTAGTAGAAAATAAAATGCATGGAGAAATATCCCTATCAAAATCTAAAAATCCTACAAGATTTTTAATAAAATTTGGAGACACCAAAAATGTATAATAAAATTACTAAGTTATTAGAGAATAAAAATATTTTAATTGTTGAAGATGAAATAGATTTACAAGATATAATAGTAGAATCAATTAAAGATTATGCAAATTGTGTTTTTAGAGCTAATAATGGTCTTGAGGGACTTGAAATTTTTAAAAGTAATTCTATTGATTTAATAATTTCAGATATTCATATGGCAAAAATGAATGGTTTAAAAATGAGCAATGAAATAAGAACAATCGATCCATATGTTCCATTAATTTTTTTAACAGCACATGACACAGATGAAAATATGCTTGATGCAATAGAATTAAAAAGTAAAAGTATTTTAATAAAGCCTTTTGATAAAAAACAGTTATTAATCTCCATGGGATTAGCAATTTCTTCTTTTAATGAAGATAAAAAGATTTTAAATCTAAATAATAGTTTTATTTATAATATTGAAACAAAAGAGCTAAAACAAAAAGATAAATATATAAGTCTTACAAGAAAAGAGCAAAAACTTTTAGATTTATTAATTAAACATCAAGAACATGCAGTTCCTTTTTCTTTAATTGAAAGTTATGTTTGGAATGAAAATGGAGCTACTCCTGATGCAATAAGAATGTTTATTAATAAATTAAGAAAAAAAATATATCCTGAATTGATTGAAAACATTCAAGGTATAGGATATAAACTAACTTTAAAATAAAATTAATTTTTTTTACTAAATATTTTTTAAAAGATTATACTTTTTTTATACTCTTCTTATATCATTTGTTAATGACAAAATTAGGAGACATTAAATGAGAAGACTTAAAAAAGGTTTGTTATTACTAAGTTTACTTTCCTTAACAAGCTTTACATATGCTCAAGATTCTATAATCAATGAGCGAACAAAAATACTACAAAATGGAAAAGATTTAGGTTTTATAACTGTATTAACTCCAATTGATGTAGTAAAAAAGCAAGCAAACACAGCAACCATAAAAATAAAGGGTTATAGATTAGAAAACTATCCTCAAATGATAGTTAGGGATCTAAAAAGAAAAGAACTTTATGTTGAATTTAAAGATGAAGAGAGTTCAAACAAATACTTCAAAACTATAAAAGAGCATGAAGATGATTATGGGGAGATTTGGCATGAAGTTGAAGGTGTTTTTACTATTGATATTAAAAATATTGCAAAAAACCCAGATAAATTAAAATTAAAAGCTAAAAAAACGTATGAACAAAATTGTTCAATGTGTCATCACTTACCAGCTTCTAATGCATATACAGTGAACCAATGGCCACAACAAATTGAAAGTATGATGGAACAAGTAACACTTGAACCAAAAACAAAAAATTTAATCATTAAATATCTTCAGCAACATGCAGCTGATGCAAAATAAAGGAGTTTAAAATGAAAAGAAGAGATTTTATAAAATATGGTTCGATTCTTGGTGCAGCAACAACTGTAAAAGCAAAAAGTTTAGAAGGTTGGGCAGATTTAACAAATTTTGATAAAAAAACAGTATTAAGTTCAAATAGATTTGGTATGTTTGAAGCAGTAATACAAAGTGGTGAAGTTTTAGAGACTAAAGCATTTAAAGGTGATTATTTCCCAAGTCCTATGATAAAAGCAGCTGCTGATAGAATTCAAAATCAAACTAGAGTTGAATACCCAATGGTTAGAAAATCATTTCTTAAAGCAAAAGGACCTTCAAATAATCACTTAAGAGGGAAAGAAGAGTTTGTAAGAGTATCTTGGGATGTTGCACTTGATTTGACAGCAAAACATATGAGAGATACATTTGATAAATATGGTCCTGAAAGTATATATGGAGAGTGCTACTGGTGGGGTGGTTCTGGTAGAGTAAGTTGGGGAAGAACAGTATCAAGAAGAATGATGAGAATTCTTGGTGGTTTCGTTACAGAATCAGGAGACTATTCTACTGGTGCTGGACTTGTAATCATGCCTCACGTATTAGGAGGTTCATCTGTTTATGATACTCCAACAAAATGGAAATCAATTATTGAAAATGCAAAAAATGTTGTTATTTGGGGTTGTGATCCATTATTAACAAATCAAATTACTTGGTCAACTCCTATGCATAGATGTTATAAAGAGTATGAAAAATTACAAGCTGCTGTATTTAGTGGTAAAATCAAAGCATTTAGTGTAGATCCAAGAAAAAATGAAACACAAAAATACTTAGATTCAGAGCACATTGCAGTAAAACCAAATACAGATGTAGCATTGATGATTGGTATGGCACATTATTTATATACAAAAAAACTATATGATGAAAAATTTATCAAAAAATATACTGTAGGTTTCAATAAATTTAAAAAATACCTATTAGGTAAAGAAGATGGTGAAGAAAAAGATATTAAATGGGCTTCTAAAATTTGCGGTGTTGATGAAAAAACAATTGCTAAATTTGCAACTACATTAGCAAAAGAAAGAACTGTATTATTATGCGGTAGAGCACTACAAAGACAAGATCATGGAGAACAAGCTCACTGGATGTGCACAGTGTTAGCTGCAATGTTAGGACATATGGGATTACCAGGTGGAGGAATTGAATTCTCTCTTGCTTATAATTCAAGTGGAGCAACTGATAAATTAGCTCCAACAATTACAGGTATTAGTCAATCAATCCCTGAAAAATATAATAAAAAATATCCAAATGCACCTTGGTTAAAACACCATGATGTGGTTATTCCTTCATCAAGATCAATTGAAGCAATTCAAAGACCAGGAGAAGATTTAGATCAAAATGGTAAAAAAATTAAACTTCCGCATATTAGATTAATGTATAATGCCTCAGGTTCGCCACTTACAAGACACCATGATGTAAATAATATGATTAAACAATGGAAAAAAGTTGATACAGTAATTACTGCTGAACCTTACTGGACTTCTACTGCAAAAATGTCAGATATTATACTTCCTGTAGCGACAGAACTTGAAAGAATAGATATAGACCAAACAGGTGGAACAAAAGAGTATATTATTGCAAGAAAAGCACATGTTAAACCTAAAGGTGAAAGCCAAAGTGATTTCTGGATTTGTAGAGAACTTTGTAAAAGATGGGGTTATGAAGAAGTATTTACAGAGGAAAAAACTGAATTAGAATGGGTTAAATACATCTATGAAGATGCAGTACAAAAAGCTAAAACTATGAATTTAAAAATGCCATCATTCGAGAAATTTTGGGAAAAAGGTTATGTGAGATTTGAAGAAGATGATACATCTACACAAAACTATACTAGATATACAGAGTTTAGAGAAAACCCATATAAACACAGATTGGGTACACCTTCAGGAAAAATAGAGATATATTCTCCTGTAATTGCAAAATTTAATTATGATGATTGTAAAGGTCATCCAATGTGGATAGAACCAATTGAATGGTTAGGAGATAAAGAGAAAACCAAAAAATATCCAATGCATATCATTAGCCCACATTCAAAATATAGATTACACTCTCAATTAAATAATACATTTATTAGAGGCTTATATGAGATTGGGGGAAGAGAACCACTAGTAATTAACCATAAAGAGGCTAAAAAAAGAGGTTTAAAAACAGGAGACATTGCTAGAATATTTAATGAT from Malaciobacter molluscorum LMG 25693 includes:
- a CDS encoding cache domain-containing protein; the protein is MKRNRVYILISIIFFLIYIFVICTTYNKNRNYLFKTTINNQLKLVSSYKQKFDERLSALKRIVETMGKKLIKKDKFKDFDSIKEMLTTAMISGDGFKSVYISYPDNFTISGRTDWYYSDDYIATKRPWYIEAINKKATIISKPYVGSPGFEDKLYISIASPIYDKNNKLLAVMSSDLELGTVQKELSELFPIKNGFAFLMTSDSKVIVQSNKLGFDFNNKKVKEFLHSFSKDKKGDKTFNLNDEKYIFTYEHLKNSDWLFVSVLEEKEIFKDLNQQLFMNLISSLILFILGLGTIIFISITQKKLYDKHLLLGHFAKSPTWGILLTDKNGNIIFINKVFEQIFNIKSKSLYEKPLDTILHVLKNKKEQNKIDSFQDIKNNLFTIKSYNLVKNDKVYRVQITPLLNRFQKQLEGTIITLNDISHEKYLEKKDSEQEQILIQNSKMAALGEMVSAISHQWRQPLSTLLMLISNAEEIVEKNSLHKANNFLLRSKKTIELMNETVNAFRNFYKEDFDKREFDLIKIINEIVLITLPQMKINAIELDFKYNKNINYKCRSYPSYIKQVLLNLITNAKDELCLVLKENPFFEAKISIELKKDKNYFYLIIEDNAKGVLKENKEKIFEPFFTTKAQGTGTGLYLCKLLVENKMHGEISLSKSKNPTRFLIKFGDTKNV
- a CDS encoding response regulator transcription factor → MYNKITKLLENKNILIVEDEIDLQDIIVESIKDYANCVFRANNGLEGLEIFKSNSIDLIISDIHMAKMNGLKMSNEIRTIDPYVPLIFLTAHDTDENMLDAIELKSKSILIKPFDKKQLLISMGLAISSFNEDKKILNLNNSFIYNIETKELKQKDKYISLTRKEQKLLDLLIKHQEHAVPFSLIESYVWNENGATPDAIRMFINKLRKKIYPELIENIQGIGYKLTLK
- a CDS encoding molybdopterin-dependent oxidoreductase, with translation MKRRDFIKYGSILGAATTVKAKSLEGWADLTNFDKKTVLSSNRFGMFEAVIQSGEVLETKAFKGDYFPSPMIKAAADRIQNQTRVEYPMVRKSFLKAKGPSNNHLRGKEEFVRVSWDVALDLTAKHMRDTFDKYGPESIYGECYWWGGSGRVSWGRTVSRRMMRILGGFVTESGDYSTGAGLVIMPHVLGGSSVYDTPTKWKSIIENAKNVVIWGCDPLLTNQITWSTPMHRCYKEYEKLQAAVFSGKIKAFSVDPRKNETQKYLDSEHIAVKPNTDVALMIGMAHYLYTKKLYDEKFIKKYTVGFNKFKKYLLGKEDGEEKDIKWASKICGVDEKTIAKFATTLAKERTVLLCGRALQRQDHGEQAHWMCTVLAAMLGHMGLPGGGIEFSLAYNSSGATDKLAPTITGISQSIPEKYNKKYPNAPWLKHHDVVIPSSRSIEAIQRPGEDLDQNGKKIKLPHIRLMYNASGSPLTRHHDVNNMIKQWKKVDTVITAEPYWTSTAKMSDIILPVATELERIDIDQTGGTKEYIIARKAHVKPKGESQSDFWICRELCKRWGYEEVFTEEKTELEWVKYIYEDAVQKAKTMNLKMPSFEKFWEKGYVRFEEDDTSTQNYTRYTEFRENPYKHRLGTPSGKIEIYSPVIAKFNYDDCKGHPMWIEPIEWLGDKEKTKKYPMHIISPHSKYRLHSQLNNTFIRGLYEIGGREPLVINHKEAKKRGLKTGDIARIFNDRGEILVGVYVSDIVIDDVAVVCEGAWYSPEKLGDKTLCQHGNVNVLTIDKGTSKLAQSNIAHTALVQIEKYKGELKPINAFTKPKIIQSL